The Pseudofrankia inefficax genome window below encodes:
- a CDS encoding wax ester/triacylglycerol synthase domain-containing protein, translated as MCPRAADASPRPLSRMDRALLGYQRENRATPLSVAYLLRAEGRCSVGALREAVLERAALFPLLAHRVTHGAGQATWPDWAPDPWFDVITHVREHRLPAGTDEADVRALVARRCQTQIPLDAPPWELCLLHAPGAAEFYVLFRASHVWLDGTALHRVLTALFGAETAVDSDGWLREGRVTPRSLALAGGRLAGWMTPTASLEALARPVAGEHDLYWASTSVERLRALGRAYGATVNDVFLVALAGAFEAWSRPVGGARRLKILMPVSARRPDESNHLSNFVVGTRVGLPRGPGSPSRRFGVVRRQTSRYRRGTDAGAGERWWFERVPTRYGRVAVAMGMDPRRVAVSTSNLGVMPAPLTIAGRPVKEAVPVPVPVPGQRMFVILGGVGPTASLGVAIDRNVPRGATLANLWLAELDTLARTAVASGRSAPTLWP; from the coding sequence ATGTGCCCTCGGGCCGCCGACGCGAGCCCGCGCCCGCTGAGCAGGATGGACCGGGCACTGCTGGGATATCAGCGGGAAAACCGCGCCACACCGCTGAGCGTCGCCTATCTCCTGCGGGCCGAGGGCAGGTGCTCGGTCGGCGCGTTGCGGGAAGCCGTCCTGGAAAGGGCGGCCCTCTTTCCGCTCCTCGCCCATCGGGTGACGCACGGCGCGGGCCAGGCCACCTGGCCCGACTGGGCGCCGGACCCGTGGTTCGACGTGATCACCCATGTGCGGGAACATCGCCTGCCGGCCGGCACGGACGAGGCGGACGTGCGGGCTCTCGTCGCGCGGCGCTGCCAGACGCAGATCCCGTTGGACGCCCCGCCCTGGGAGCTGTGCCTGTTGCACGCTCCGGGCGCGGCGGAGTTCTACGTCCTGTTCCGGGCGAGCCACGTCTGGCTGGACGGGACCGCGCTGCACCGGGTGCTGACCGCCCTTTTCGGCGCGGAGACCGCGGTCGACTCCGACGGCTGGCTGCGCGAGGGGCGGGTGACCCCCCGATCGCTCGCGCTGGCCGGTGGACGGCTCGCGGGCTGGATGACGCCGACGGCCAGCCTTGAGGCACTGGCCCGGCCGGTGGCCGGGGAGCACGACCTTTACTGGGCGTCGACCAGTGTCGAGAGACTGCGGGCCCTCGGCCGGGCGTATGGGGCGACCGTCAACGATGTCTTCCTGGTCGCGCTCGCGGGCGCCTTCGAGGCCTGGTCTCGGCCGGTGGGCGGCGCACGTCGGCTGAAGATCCTCATGCCGGTCAGCGCCCGGCGCCCGGACGAAAGCAACCACCTGAGCAACTTCGTGGTGGGCACCCGGGTAGGGCTGCCCCGCGGCCCGGGTTCGCCGTCGCGACGGTTTGGGGTGGTCAGGCGGCAGACCTCGCGGTATCGGCGCGGCACGGACGCGGGTGCCGGCGAGCGTTGGTGGTTCGAGCGGGTTCCCACCCGCTATGGCCGGGTCGCGGTCGCGATGGGCATGGATCCCCGCAGAGTGGCGGTCTCGACGTCGAACCTGGGCGTCATGCCCGCTCCGTTGACGATCGCGGGGAGGCCGGTGAAAGAGGCGGTCCCGGTCCCGGTTCCCGTTCCGGGCCAGCGCATGTTCGTGATCCTCGGCGGTGTCGGCCCGACGGCGTCGCTGGGCGTCGCGATCGATCGCAACGTGCCCCGGGGTGCGACCCTGGCCAACCTCTGGCTGGCCGAGCTCGACACCCTGGCCCGGACCGCCGTCGCGTCGGGCCGGTCCGCTCCCACCCTCTGGCCGTGA
- a CDS encoding heme-dependent oxidative N-demethylase family protein has translation MSATETARLRGFPFPFAADQFRYATNVEPARVPVRTAAGSWGAAIVDIDGDYHRDLAEREDILAADPSRYAVPGHMRPAAWDAALTLMRELSASYPENLRLTRTGPETWHWENRLRDITADFGYGDDACLDGEPLRWMAQQVQEDLVLLDERAGQLWIEAGVVTFAAAWSFGFDLGMSFHEIHGPVPRVHDEGVVTRAQEFIRRLQPHQAYRRTNWSTSFGRRLDLSLERYPEWAPDRNAAAQADDDTFGRLLHLRVEVQHLLRLPDSGAVLFLIRTYQLPFDQLVSIEDWRRRTASVLAELPTDIADYKGILPLRDRAVRWLRSRPITAGPGPGAGSAGPG, from the coding sequence ATGTCCGCTACTGAGACGGCGCGACTGCGTGGCTTCCCGTTCCCGTTCGCCGCCGACCAGTTCCGCTATGCGACCAACGTCGAGCCGGCTCGGGTGCCGGTACGGACGGCGGCGGGCTCCTGGGGAGCGGCGATCGTCGACATCGACGGCGACTACCACCGGGACCTCGCCGAACGCGAGGACATCCTGGCCGCTGACCCGAGCAGGTACGCGGTCCCCGGGCACATGCGGCCCGCGGCCTGGGACGCGGCACTCACCCTGATGCGGGAGCTCTCGGCCAGCTATCCGGAAAACCTGCGGCTGACCCGGACTGGGCCAGAGACCTGGCACTGGGAGAACCGTCTCCGCGATATCACGGCGGATTTCGGATATGGCGACGACGCGTGCCTGGACGGCGAGCCGCTGCGCTGGATGGCGCAGCAGGTCCAGGAGGATCTGGTCCTTCTCGACGAACGGGCCGGCCAGCTCTGGATCGAGGCCGGCGTGGTGACGTTCGCGGCGGCCTGGAGTTTCGGCTTCGACCTCGGCATGAGCTTTCACGAAATTCACGGCCCCGTCCCGCGTGTTCACGACGAGGGCGTCGTCACCCGGGCGCAGGAGTTCATCCGCCGGCTTCAGCCACACCAGGCCTACCGGCGCACCAACTGGTCCACGAGCTTCGGCCGCCGGCTCGACCTGTCGCTGGAGCGCTACCCCGAATGGGCGCCGGACCGAAACGCGGCCGCCCAGGCGGACGACGACACATTCGGCCGGCTGCTCCACCTGAGGGTCGAGGTGCAGCACCTGCTCCGGCTGCCCGACTCCGGCGCGGTTCTCTTTCTCATCCGCACCTATCAGCTCCCGTTCGACCAGCTCGTCAGCATCGAGGACTGGCGGCGGCGCACCGCGAGCGTGCTCGCCGAGCTGCCGACCGACATCGCCGACTACAAGGGAATCCTGCCATTGCGGGACCGGGCCGTCCGCTGGCTGCGGTCCAGGCCGATCACGGCCGGCCCCGGCCCCGGCGCCGGCTCCGCCGGCCCCGGCTGA
- a CDS encoding PDR/VanB family oxidoreductase: MAGEATLDLVVVGIAEPVPGVRSFRLAAADGRELPAFVPGSHLIVDCGGEDGGRRTNAYSLTSAGFAPTVYEISVLRVEGGNGGSRWLHTHLELGSRMTARPPRSGFPPIARASRHLLVAGGIGVTPIVSHLRAAARRGQDRRVLYVHRAGRGAHLDDVHGLTDGRAGIFTDRATFAARLEEALVDQPLGTHLYVCGPGPLIDRVVGSARRFGWPGSRIHVEHFGVGTTDPGEPFEVVLTRSGRTVRVPSGTSLLEALEAAGIAIPNRCRHGVCGECRTPVTGGPPLHRDLFLTVAEKAAADCLMPCVSRASGPRLEVPL, encoded by the coding sequence ATGGCCGGCGAAGCGACCCTGGATCTCGTGGTCGTCGGTATCGCCGAGCCCGTTCCCGGGGTGCGCAGCTTCAGGCTCGCGGCGGCCGACGGTCGGGAGCTACCCGCCTTCGTACCCGGAAGCCACCTGATCGTGGACTGCGGCGGCGAGGATGGTGGTCGCCGGACCAACGCTTACAGCCTGACGTCCGCCGGGTTCGCGCCGACCGTGTACGAGATCTCCGTGCTTCGCGTCGAGGGCGGCAACGGTGGCTCGCGCTGGCTGCACACGCACCTGGAACTGGGCAGCCGGATGACGGCCCGGCCGCCACGCAGCGGGTTCCCGCCGATCGCCCGGGCCAGCCGGCACCTGCTCGTCGCCGGGGGCATCGGGGTGACGCCGATCGTCTCTCACCTGCGCGCAGCCGCTCGCCGCGGCCAGGACCGCCGCGTCCTGTACGTCCACCGGGCCGGGCGTGGCGCCCACCTGGACGACGTCCACGGCCTCACCGACGGCCGCGCCGGCATCTTCACCGACCGCGCCACGTTCGCCGCCCGCCTCGAAGAGGCCCTGGTGGACCAGCCTCTGGGCACGCACCTGTACGTCTGCGGTCCAGGTCCGCTGATCGACCGGGTCGTCGGCTCGGCGCGCCGGTTCGGCTGGCCCGGGTCCCGAATCCACGTCGAACACTTCGGTGTCGGCACGACCGACCCTGGCGAGCCCTTCGAGGTCGTTCTCACCCGCAGCGGGCGGACCGTCCGGGTGCCGAGCGGTACCAGTCTGTTGGAGGCCCTCGAAGCCGCCGGAATCGCGATTCCGAACCGCTGCCGGCACGGCGTCTGCGGCGAGTGCCGAACCCCCGTCACCGGCGGACCGCCGCTGCATCGCGACCTGTTTCTCACCGTGGCCGAGAAGGCCGCCGCCGACTGCCTGATGCCGTGCGTCTCCCGGGCGAGTGGCCCGCGCTTGGAGGTTCCGCTCTGA
- a CDS encoding dimethylamine monooxygenase subunit DmmA family protein, which produces MEDGGARPRVDPAELVHTSLPPWARGVVPSRATSATGADGAAHLLVGVGSESAPVLARWAAELGAGRAAVRVLRAPDGSAARALLAVALARARVGVRVWVSGPVGACLTLRATALAAGLADDELVVVPVGNGPIDVACVHCGRATEVEAEIGDTIACAGCGRPLLVFEHVSRRLGSFLGFQADAGGSA; this is translated from the coding sequence GTGGAGGACGGCGGTGCCCGCCCGCGGGTCGACCCGGCGGAGCTGGTCCACACCAGCCTGCCGCCGTGGGCGCGGGGGGTTGTCCCGTCCCGCGCGACGTCCGCTACCGGTGCCGACGGCGCCGCTCATCTCCTGGTCGGCGTCGGCTCGGAGTCTGCGCCGGTCCTGGCGCGCTGGGCGGCCGAGCTCGGCGCGGGCCGCGCCGCGGTGCGGGTCCTGCGCGCGCCGGACGGCAGCGCCGCGCGGGCTTTGCTCGCGGTGGCGTTGGCGCGGGCACGAGTCGGCGTGCGCGTCTGGGTCTCCGGACCGGTCGGCGCCTGTCTGACGCTGCGGGCCACCGCGCTCGCGGCCGGCCTGGCGGACGACGAGCTGGTCGTCGTACCCGTCGGGAACGGCCCAATCGACGTCGCCTGCGTCCATTGCGGCCGTGCGACCGAGGTAGAGGCCGAGATCGGGGACACCATCGCCTGCGCGGGCTGCGGGCGCCCACTGTTGGTCTTCGAGCACGTCTCCCGTCGGCTGGGCAGCTTTCTGGGCTTCCAGGCCGACGCGGGAGGAAGTGCCTGA